One region of Drosophila teissieri strain GT53w chromosome 2L, Prin_Dtei_1.1, whole genome shotgun sequence genomic DNA includes:
- the LOC122614667 gene encoding neuropeptide-like 4, which produces MLKLVLLLLAALLAVAMAVPAPGPSPNPAPVPQFVYSAGYPAVGYASPYVFYA; this is translated from the exons ATGCTGAAGCTG GTACTCCTCTTGCTCGCCGCCCTCCTGGCCGTTGCCATGGCTGTTCCCGCTCCAGGACCCAGTCCAAATCCCGCCCCGGTGCCCCAGTTTGTCTACTCCGCCGGCTATCCGGCCGTGGGCTACGCCTCCCCGTACGTTTTCTACGCCTGA
- the LOC122614659 gene encoding neuropeptide-like 4, whose protein sequence is MFKLLVVVFAALFAAALAVPAPVARANPAPIPIASPEPAPQYYYGASPYAYSGGYYASPYSYYG, encoded by the exons aTGTTCAAGCTG CTGGTTGTCGTTTTCGCCGCCCTCTTCGCCGCTGCTCTGGCCGTTCCCGCTCCAGTTGCCCGTGCCAATCccgcccccatcccgattgCCAGCCCCGAGCCCGCCCCCCAGTACTACTATGGAGCCAGCCCGTACGCCTACTCCGGAGGATACTACGCTTCGCCCTACTCCTACTACGGCTAA